Below is a genomic region from Burkholderia pyrrocinia.
GCGCCGCCCCGCGACGGGTTCAGCTTCAACAGGCTTTCCACGCGATCGGCATCGCCCGCCGACGGATCCATCGTGACGAGCCGGCCATCGGCCGTCGTGATGTAGAACGCGCCCTCCGGGCGATAGTCCGCAAGCCACGACAGCAGGTACTCGGGTGGATATTCGGTGACGAGCACCGCGAACGGTTTGCCGTTATCGCGCGCCTCGGCCGCAATCCGGATGCGCGATTGCCCCGACACGGGATCGATGAACGGCGCCAGCCAGCGCACATGCGGGCGCGCATCGACGATACCCGGATACGGGCGCTCGAAATCGACGCGCAGCGCGTCCAGCACGCGTGCGCGGCTTTCCGGCGAAACCAGCGCCGGATCGTCGCGGTCCCGATGGGGAATCAGCGCGAACAAACCCGTGCGCGTGCTGTAGTGGTAGCCCTCCAGCGTACGCCCGCGATTGATCGAACTGGCCGCGCAGATGCGTGCCAGCAGGACCGACAGCGACAGATAGCGCGCGACTTCGGCCCGGTTACCGGTTTGCGCGGGCACGCCGACGACGAGCGAAGGATGCGGACGGGTCGCGACGCGCTGGTCGTTGAGGAGGAACTCGTCGACGACAGCTGCCGGCGCGCCGCTGGCCTCCTGCCAGATCAGTTGCGCGTTCGCGACGCCGTTGCGGAACGAGGTTTCGCTCACCTGGATTTCGTTGAGCGTCTGCTCCAGGCCGTTCAGGTAGTTGCGCCGCGCCCCCTCGACATAGCCCGAGACGATCGACGCCATCCCGAGACCGCAAGCGATCAGGACAAGGACGGTAACGACGATGCCGCCACCGAACACCGAGATGCTCTGATAGCGACGAAGGGATTGAAGCGGGCTCTGCGGCATGGCGCGCGGCGACGATCGCGAGCGCGACCGGAACGACGTCGTTCCGGCCCCCGTGACCGTCTCGGAAAACACCTGAAGAAAAAGGGATTTCCGATCATGCCAAAGGCCCGCGTGGGCGTCCTCACCGCGTGAACCATTTCGTACATGTTAGATCGCATGCCCTCACAATTTCGGACTTGACCGAAATTTGATGCGGCAAATATGGGTCGTTTTTTCGCATTGCGTTGATTGAGCGTTCGGCGGATCAACCGCTCGGGCAACGCATTTTGTCAAAGTTGTTTAGGGATAGCGCCGTTCGGGCTATTACGTTGATGCGTATCGGCAGCGCGAATATGAACTGTTCCGACGATGCTCCGGCCATGCCTGGCTCGACGCAAAAAAAGAAAAGAGTCGTCGCGGATCAACGTGAAGAACCCTTGAAAGCTTCGTGTCGACGGAAACCGAGCCGGCGATGGCGCACCTGCCACCATCGCCGGTCGGCCAGCCCGCCCGGCACCTGTGCCGAACGGGCATCGAAACGAAGTCGCGACAGCGCGACGTGCCCGGGAAGCGGGTTTCGTTGCAACGAACCCCGCCTCCCGGAACGGGATCGATCAGTTCCGGATTTCGCCGAAATTGAGGCCCGCGAGCGGCACCGCCGCCGCGCTTCCGCTCACGCTAGTGCCGCGCATCGAGCCGAAGTTGAAGCCGACCAGCCCGCCGTAGAACTGGCCGTAGCCGGCCGTGTAGGCAATACGGCTGCTCGAGCTCGAACTATTGACGTTGCCGAAGTTTTCGCCTGCCACGCCACCCAGCCGTGCATTGCGCCCGCCGGACACCGCACCCGACGACGACGACGACGCGATCTTGCCGTCGTTTTCGCCGACGAGACCGCCGACCCTGCTGCCATCGCCGCCCTTCGCCGAACCGGACGCGTTGGATGCATCGATCGATGCGCCCATGAAGTTATGGCCGACCAGGCCGCCGACGTAGCTATCGGCGCCCGCAACGACGTCACCCGACGCGCTCGACGACGACACGCTGCCTTCGTTGTACCCGATCAGGCCGCCGGCACGGCCCGTACCGGCAGTGTTGACGGCTCCGCGCGCGCTGGAACTTGCCACCGTGCCCGAGTTCTTGCCGACGAGCCCGCCTGCAAAGCCGTTCGCGCGGGCCGATACGCTGCCGGCCGCCGAGGAAGCGACCACGGAACCGCCGTTCTCGCCGACGAGGCCGCCCGCGGTGCTCGATGCGCCGGCGACAACCGACCCACGCGCATCGGACGACTTCGCGCTCCCGGTGTTGACGCCGACCAGGCCACCCGCCTTGGCGTTGTCGCCCACGGTCACGCTGCCCGTCGCGTCGGAGGCTTCGATCGACGCGGCGTTGTAGCCGACGAGGCCACCCGCCGTCGCATAATGACCGCCTCGCACGCTTGCGCTCGACGCAGAGGCGTTGATGTGCCCGGCCTTGTCCCCGCCGTCGTTGAAACCGACGAGACCGCCGACACGCGCGCCACGAGCCATGGCGGTAACGCTACCTGCCGCCGTCGACGCCGTGATGACGCCCCGGTTGACACCGACCAGACCACCCGTGTTGCCGGCCGACTGGCTGCTGGCCTGTATGTCGGCGCGGCTGTTGCTGATGATCGCGTCGCCACGATTCGGCCGCAGGACAGTGAGGTTTTCGCCGGCCAGACCGCCGACGGACAGCGCATCCTTGTCACCTTCGACACGGCCGGAAACGGATGCGCGATCGATCCGCCCGCTCAGGTTGCTGCCGACCAGGCCACCGACGATTGCACGGCCGCTGCCGCTGACCAGAACGTCCTTCGCCTTCACGTTCGAGATCTCGCCCACGTTGTAGCCGGCCAATGCGCCGACGCTGACGGGCGAGCCGCCGGCCGGAGCAAATGCCCGCGCCGTGATTTTTTCAAGCGTGAGGTTGGCGATACGGCCGGAATTGGATGCGAACAGCCCGACGACCACCACGCCGGGATTCGTGACCGACAGGTTGCGCACGGTATTGCCCAGACCGTCGAACACGCCGCCGAACGACGCGTTGGCGCCACCGAGGCTGCGGAATTGCGCGCCCTTGCCGTCGATCGCGTTACCCAGCACGTAGCGGCCGTTCATGTTGCCGTCGACACCGCGCAGCCCCGCAAGATCGTGGATCACACGATACCCTTCGCCGTTCGCCGAGAACGACGCATTGCGGCCCGACAGCGTGACCACCGCATCGTCGTTCGTCAGCGTATGGCCACTGCCCGAATTCAGCGCGAGGCTCGCGTTTTCGCCCGTCAGCGCCACCTTGTTGCCGATGCGAATTTGTTGCGCCGCGTTCACCGTCACGCCCGCGTTCGCGCCGCTCGCCGTCAGCGACTGCTTCAGGTCGACGCTGCCCTTTTTCGACGTCAACGCCAGCGTGTTGTCGCTCGCCCAGTTCACCGCCTCGCCCACCGTCAGGTCGCCCGACGTGTTGGTCAACGCCACGTTCGTCGTGCCCAGGTTGCGCGACAGCGTCTCTCCGTCGATCGCGACATCGGCGTTGTTGCCCGTCCCGCCGTTGCCGGTATTACCGTTGATCCCGCCGCCAATGATGAGGCCGCGCTTGGCGGGCTGCCCAGCCGCGCCGACCCCGGCGTTGGCCGCCTCGATCGCCCACTGGCCCGCTTTGCCCGACGCCGCACGCGTATCGACCTGCACGTCACGCGACACCACCACCCGCTCGCCGCGCGTCGTCACCGTACCGCCCGCCGTCGATGCGTCCTGCGCACTCGCGTCCAGCTTGCCCGCGACATGCACCTGGCCGCCGTCCAGCGTGATCTTCCCGGCGCGGCTGCTCAGCCCCTTCGCCTCGATCGTGCCGCTGTTCTTCACCACCGAGCCCAGCAGGTCGCCTGCCGCGCGCGCCGTCATCAGCACTTCCCCGCCGTCCGCCTTCAGCAGCCCGCCGTTGTGCGCCTGTGCGTCCACCGCCCCGCCTTCGACCTGCAGGTTCAGCAGCCCGTTGCCGTCGAAGTTCACGTTGAACGCATTGCCCGCACCCAGCGCCACGCGGCCCATCTGCGCGCGGATCACGCCCGTGTTCGACACCCGCGCGCCCAGCAGCGCTACGCTGCCGCCTTCCGTCGCCGTGATCGTCCCGGCGTTTTCCACCGATTGACCCGACGCCCCCGCGAACCGGTAGCGGCCCGCCAGGAAATCAGCGTCCGACAGGTTCTGCGTCGACGCCACCAGGCCACCCACGTTCACCTGCGCGCCCGCGCCGAACATCACCCCGTTCGGGTTCACCAGGAACACGCGCCCGTTCGCGTCCAGTTGACCGTGAATCTGGCTGCCATTCGCGCCGATCACCCGGTTCAGCGCGATCGACTGGCTCGTCGGCTGCCGGAACGACACCCGCTCGCCACCGCCCACGCTGAAGTCCTGCCAGTTCGTGATCAGCTTGTCCGTGTGCTGGTTGATCGACATCGTCTTGTTGTCCGCCGACGTCGCGATGTCCGCCTTACCCGACGCAATCTCGCCGCCCGTCGGCAGCGCGTACGCGCCCGACGCGGCCGCCAGCCCCAGCAGCGACACGCCCGCCGCGAGCAGGCGCTTGCCGCCGCCCGACTTGCCGCGACGGCGCGCGGTTTCCCCGACTGCGCACCAGCCGCCCTGCACTTCATTCCATACCAATGAATAGGCCTTGTTCATTTTTTCATTTCCTCATGATCGATTGGCATACGCCAATCATTTCGTATACCTACACAAACTGCTTATCGAGCGTGGAACGAACATGTCCGTTGCTCGTTTCGCGGGTTACAGCACCATCCGCGCCATGCTCGCCGGCTCCAACCTGCCCGGGAGCCGGCATGCCGTATCCGGGGCGGCAACCGGTCGATCCTGGTTGCCGCCCCGGGCCATTCGCGCCCTGCTCTTCACCGAGATGAATTACCGCTTGCCGTCGATCCAGCCCACGTTGACGCTGGCGAACGGTTCACGTGCGCCCGCGCCGCTCGTGTTGCTCGATTCGATGCGCCCCGAGTTGAATGCAACGAATCCGCCTCTCACCAAGGGCATGCCCATCTCCGAGTAGTCAAACTTCGAACTCGTATGCGACGAACGGATCGCGCCATGATTCACGCCCGCGAACCCACCGGCGAACAAACCGGTGCCAGCGACCGTCCCCGACGATTCCGAATCGGCGATCAGCGCGCCATCGTTGTTCCACCCGGCGAACCCGCCGACGAACATGCCGCCGACGGTCGTCACGTTGCCCGATGCCTTCGAACCCCGGATGCTGGCCCGTTGGCCAATGTTTTCGCCGACCAGACCGCCGGCGTAGCTGTCGCGAGCCGCGTAGACCGATCCGGTCGCGCGCGACCCCGAAATCGTCCCGCGGTTCACGCCGACGAGCCCGCCGACCCGGCTCTCCGAGCCGGCGCGCACGACTCCGCTCGCCTTCGATTGCTCGATGGTCCCGTCATTCACCGCGACGAGCCCGCCCGCGCTGCTCGCCTGGCCCGCGCGTACATCGCCTGCCGCCTCGCCCAGCCGGATCATGCCGGCGTTCCTGCCGACCAGGCCGCCAACGGCGCTGCTCGCGATGTCGCTCACGCTACCGTTCGCCGCCACGTTTTCGAGCACGCCGCCGTCGACGTTCTCCCCAGCGAAGCCGCCAATGGCTGCTGCGCCTTTCGCGTTCACCGCACCGAACGCTTTCGAGTCCGCGATATCACCTCCTTTGTTGAGGCCGATGAAACCGCCGACCGTGCTGCCGTCCGTCGCGCGAACGGTGCCGCGTGCCGACGAACCGAGGATCGTGCCGCCATCGCTTCGGCCGACCGCGCCGCCGACGAAGCTCGACTTCCCGGCAGACACATCAACCGTCGACGTCGCGTTGTCGATCATGCCGTTCACCGACTGACCGACGAGGCCGCCCGCGTGCATGCGGTCGCCCACCGAGATCCTGCCGGCACTCGTCGAATCCGACACCGTCGCATGAAGATTCCTGCCGACGAGACCGCCGACGGCACGCATGGAGTTCGACGATCGCATGCTCGTGATCTCGGCATCGGCGTGGCTATTCGTGATCAGTGCCCCGAAAGCATGCCTGCCGGCAATGCCGCCGATCGAATCGGCCGCCTCGTTGGCTGCGATGCGGCCCTGGAATCGGGCGCCGTCGATGACGCCGGCGATGTTGTCGCCGACGAGGCCGCCGACGAGATTGCTGCTCTTCCCGTTCGACGAAACCGTCGTCTTCGTCACGCGAACGTTCGAGATCGTCCCGCCATAATTGGCTCCGGCAAGCGCACCGACCGACGCGGGCGCTCCAGTCGACGCTTCGTTGACGGCGAACGAGTCGAGCGCGAGATTCGCAATACGGCCGCGATTCATCCCGAACAGGCCGACGTATTGACCGTTGCCATTGATCGTCAAGCGGGAAATCGTGTTGCCCAACCCGTCGAATACGCCTTCGAATGCGTTGGCGCCACCGAGACTGCGGAATTGCGCACCCTTGCCGTCGATCGCGTTACCCAGCACGTAGCGGCCGTTCATGTTGCCGTCGACACCGCGCAGCCCCGCGAGATCGTGGATCACGCGATACCCTTCGCCGTTCGCCGAGAACGACGCATTGCGGCCCGACAGCGTGACCACCGCATCGTCGTTCGTCAGCGTATGGCCACTGCCCGAATTCAGCGCGAGGCTCGCGTTTTCGCCCGTCAGCGCCACCTTGTTGCCGATGCGAATTTGTTGCGCCGCGTTCACCGTCACGCCCGCGTTCGCGCCGCTCGCCGTCAGCGACTGCTTCAGGTCGACGCTGCCCTTTTTCGACGTCAGCGCCAGCGTGTTGTCGCTCGCCCAGTTCACCGCATCGCCCACCGTCAGGTCGCCCGACGTGTTGGTCAGCGCCACGTTCGTCGTACCCAGGTTGCGCGACAGCGTCTCTCCGGTGATTGCATGTCCTGCCGCATCGACGCCGGCGTTCGCCGCCTCGATCGCCCACTGGCCCGTGCGGCCCGATGAGGCGCGCGTATCGACCTGCACGTCACGCGACACCACCACCCGCTCGCCGCGCGTCGTCACCGTACCGCCCGCCGTCGATGCGTCCTGCGCACTCGCGTCCAGCTTGCCCGCGACATGCACCTGGCCGCCGTCCAGCGTGATCTTCCCGGCGCGGCTGCTCAGCCCCTTCGCCTCGATCGTGCCGCTGTTCTTCACCACCGAGCCCAGCAGGTCGCCTGCCGCGCGCGCCGTCATCAGCACTTCCCCGCCGTCCGCCTTCAGCAGCCCGCCGTTGTGCGCCTGTGCGTCCACCGCCCCGCCTTCGACCTGCAGGTTCAGCAGCCCGTTGCCGTCGAAGTTCACGTTGAACGCATTGCCCGCGCCCAGCGCCACGCGACCCATCTGCGCGCGGATCACGCCCGTGTTCGACACCCGCGCGCCCAGCAGCGCCACGCTGCCGCGTTCCTTCGCCGTGATCGTCCCTGCGTTCTCCACCGACTGGCCCGACGTCCCCGCGAACCGGTAGCGGCCCGCCAGGAAATCCACGTCCGACAGGTTCTGCGTCGACGCCACCAGACCGCCCACGTTCACCTGCGCGCCCGCGCCGAACATCACCCCGTTCGGGTTCACCAGGAACACGCGCCCGTTCGCGTCGATCTGACCGTGAATCTGGCTGCCGTTCGCCCCGATCACCCGGTTCAGCGCGATCGACTGGCTCGTCGGCTGCTGGAACGACACTCGCTCGCCACCGCCCACGCTGAAGTCCTGCCAGTTCGTGATCAGCTTGTCCGTGTGCTGGTTGATCGACATCGTCTTGTTGTCCGCCGACGTCGCGATGTCCGCCTTACCCGACGCAATCTCGCCGCCCGTCGGCAGCGCGTACGCGCCCGACGCGGCCGCCAGCCCCAGCAGCGACACGCCCGCCGCGAGCAGGCGCTTGCCGCCGCCCGACTTGCCGCGACGGCGCGCGGTTTCCCCGACTGCGCACCAGCCGCTCTGTGCTTCATTCCACACCAATGAATAGGCCTTGTTCATTTTGGTATCCTCTTCAATTTATATTTACAACCCCGCCTTGCCGGACGGACCGATCAAGCGTACTCAGAAATACTGAGCGGCCTGAACCCATACGCTCGGCGCGCGGGTCGGCGAGCCAATCGCCGCGCCGAGCGGCCACGCGGCCGTCAGCGTCACCTGGCGCTTCGCGCCATACCAGCTCGCGCCGACCCCGCCAGCCTGCATGTGCTGCATGTTTCGCCCTCGGGTCCACGGGTGCTTGTCGACCTGCACGCGCCCGGCGTCGACAAACGTGCTGACCTGCCATCCCGGCGCGACGAGATAACGCAACTCCGCGCTGGCCTGCCACCCCTGATCGCCGCTGCCGGCGCCGAGCGCATACGCGCGCACGCCGTACGGGCCGCCAAGACTGAACTTCTCCGATTCGTCGAGGTTGCGCGACGCAAGCTGCGCACTGAATTGCGTGTACAACTCGAACCGGCGCCCCAGCGCCTGCACACGCAGTGCACTCACATTCAGCTTCGCAAAACTTCCGATCGACTTCTTCAGTGAATCCGCTTCGAACGGATCGTTGCTGCGCAGCCGTCCGACGCCGAACATCACCGAGAACCCGTTGCGGCCGCCGCCCAGCAAGCCGTCCTGACTGTTGCCGCTGACGCCGAAGGTCCACAGGCCGACGTTCTTGTCACGCCGGATGTCGAATACGCCGTAGTCGTCGCGCAGGTTCTTGTTTTCATACTGGATCTGCGCGGTGACGCTCAGGTTGCGCGCGCGCATGAGCGGCTGAGTCACGTACGCGGTTTGCACACTCGCGCGGCCCTGGGATTCGAGATCGGAAAAAGCGCCGCCGAGCCGGTAGTGCAGCGACGAATACGCGACGCCGACCCGCGTCGACGCGGGCCCGACCGGTACCTGGTACGCGGCACGATAGTAGCGCTGCAGCTCGTTGCTGACGAGCCCGCGCAGGCTCAGGCGATCGCCGAGCCGCAGCGGCGAATTGACGTCGACGCTGCCGCCGAAACGGTAACGCCCGAGTGCCACGTCGCCGAAGTTGTCGAATTCGAGCGATCCGGACGCGAGCGGCCCTTTGTCGGCGTCGACGACGAGATCGGTGGTGCCGGACATTTCGCCCGGACGCAATGTGCCGCGCGCACCGACACCGGCCAGATCGTCGAGCAGCAACAGGCTGCGCTCAAGATCGGGCCCGCGTACGACATTGCCCGGATGCAGCGCCGAGAGCGGCTGGCGCAGCGCGGCATCGAGCACGCGCGAATGGTTCTGGATCGTGATTGCGCCGTAGCGCCCTTCGGCGATTTCGATACGCACGACGCCGTCGTCGATGTCCTGGCGGGGAAGGTAGGCACGCGCAAGCACGTAGCCATGGCGGCGATAGTAGGCCGTGATGCGCCCGGCGGCGCGTTGCAGGTCGGCGAAACTCAGCGTGCTGCCGGCCAGATCGGCGACGAGCGGCAGCAGTTTGTCGCTGCCGAACACGGTATTGCCGTCGAGCGCGAATGCGCGAACGAACACGCGCGGCCCCGACTCCGGCGCGCTCTCGGCGGCCTCTTCCGACGGCGGAACCGTCAGCTCTGGCGCGGTTTCCTGCGGCAGTTCCGGACGCGGCGTCTCGATGTCGCGCATCGCTCGCCCCGCGTCCGGCACTTGCGCATGTGCCGGTTCGAACAGGCCCGCGGCACCGCCGCAGATCAGCGCCGCGCACAATGCGTGGCGCGCCCGCCGCGTCACGCTTGCGTCGCGCGGCACCGCATACGAACCAGCGTCGAGCGACCGCGTCGCTTCGACGTTACCGGTATCGACCCGACGGTGGTCGACGACTTGCATATGATCTACCCACATGGAACACATTCGGACCTTGCCGGCAAGGCACTTGCCAGCTGTAACTCAAGCGCCGAATGCTACAGACAGACATTTCGCATGTATTTAGATCACGTACGAAAATTCGTGACTAAATTGTTAATTGCTGGTGCAGTCGCACGAAATGTCTGGATGACAAAAACGGCTTCCGCTTTATCGGAAGGATGGAAGCCAATCGGCCTTCGGCCATGCCCCAGGCACGGCCACGGTTGACCACCTGCAGCGGCACTTCTAAACTGGCATTCCTTTTTTCGCCGCTCACGCAAAAAGGATTCCCATGATCGACCTCTCGACGCTCGCGCTGTTCTCCGGCGCGTGTCTCGCGCTGACCGCCACGCCGGGCCCCGACATGCTGCTGATCGCGTCCCGCAGCGTGAGCCAGGGCCGGCGCGCGGGTTTTGCGACGCTCGCAGGCATTCAGGCCGGCACTTACTGTCATGCGCTCGCCGCCGCGCTCGGGCTGTCGCAGCTCTTTCTCGCGGTGCCGATCGCGTACGACATCGTGCGTTTCGCCGGCGCCGCGTATCTGCTCTATCTCGCGTGGAAGACGTTCCGTTCCGACGCAACCTCGTTATCGCCCGTCGCGTCGCAGCGCCGGCACTCGACCGCCGCGATCTTCCGTCAGGGCCTGACGACGAACCTGCTGAATCCGAAGATGGCGCTGTTCGTGCTCGCGCTGTTCCCGCAGTTCGTGCGGCCCGGGCACGGTTCGATCGCCGTGCAGATTCTCGTGCTCGCAACGGTGCTGAACCTGATCGGGATCGTCGTGAATGGCGCGGTGATTCTCTCGGCGAGCCGGCTGAGCCAGCGGATCGGCGCGCGCCGCCGCCCGTCGAAGCTGCCGCAGTATCTGCTCGGCACCGTGTTCGTGGGGCTCGCGGCAAGGCTCGCGGTGGCGGGGCGGAACTGATCGCGCGCCGCCAATTGAAGGAGATTCGAGATGACAACCTATATCGCACTGCGCAAGCGCGCGTTGGCCAATCCAAAGATCCGTGCCGAATACGAACGATTGAACCGCGAGGAATTCGCGCTGCTCGACGCAATGCTGGCCGCCCGGCGAGCCGCCGGTCTTTCGCAAGCCGATGTGGCAGAGCGCATGGGCACGAAGGCGCCTGCCGTCACGCGGCTCGAAAGCGCGCTCGCGACAGGCCGGCACTCGCCGTCGATCGATACGCTGCGCAAGTATGCCGCCGCGTGCGGCAAGAAACTCGTGATCTCTTTCGCCTGAGTCACGCCAA
It encodes:
- a CDS encoding GLUG motif-containing protein, translating into MNKAYSLVWNEVQGGWCAVGETARRRGKSGGGKRLLAAGVSLLGLAAASGAYALPTGGEIASGKADIATSADNKTMSINQHTDKLITNWQDFSVGGGERVSFRQPTSQSIALNRVIGANGSQIHGQLDANGRVFLVNPNGVMFGAGAQVNVGGLVASTQNLSDADFLAGRYRFAGASGQSVENAGTITATEGGSVALLGARVSNTGVIRAQMGRVALGAGNAFNVNFDGNGLLNLQVEGGAVDAQAHNGGLLKADGGEVLMTARAAGDLLGSVVKNSGTIEAKGLSSRAGKITLDGGQVHVAGKLDASAQDASTAGGTVTTRGERVVVSRDVQVDTRAASGKAGQWAIEAANAGVGAAGQPAKRGLIIGGGINGNTGNGGTGNNADVAIDGETLSRNLGTTNVALTNTSGDLTVGEAVNWASDNTLALTSKKGSVDLKQSLTASGANAGVTVNAAQQIRIGNKVALTGENASLALNSGSGHTLTNDDAVVTLSGRNASFSANGEGYRVIHDLAGLRGVDGNMNGRYVLGNAIDGKGAQFRSLGGANASFGGVFDGLGNTVRNLSVTNPGVVVVGLFASNSGRIANLTLEKITARAFAPAGGSPVSVGALAGYNVGEISNVKAKDVLVSGSGRAIVGGLVGSNLSGRIDRASVSGRVEGDKDALSVGGLAGENLTVLRPNRGDAIISNSRADIQASSQSAGNTGGLVGVNRGVITASTAAGSVTAMARGARVGGLVGFNDGGDKAGHINASASSASVRGGHYATAGGLVGYNAASIEASDATGSVTVGDNAKAGGLVGVNTGSAKSSDARGSVVAGASSTAGGLVGENGGSVVASSAAGSVSARANGFAGGLVGKNSGTVASSSARGAVNTAGTGRAGGLIGYNEGSVSSSSASGDVVAGADSYVGGLVGHNFMGASIDASNASGSAKGGDGSRVGGLVGENDGKIASSSSSGAVSGGRNARLGGVAGENFGNVNSSSSSSRIAYTAGYGQFYGGLVGFNFGSMRGTSVSGSAAAVPLAGLNFGEIRN
- a CDS encoding GLUG motif-containing protein; protein product: MNKAYSLVWNEAQSGWCAVGETARRRGKSGGGKRLLAAGVSLLGLAAASGAYALPTGGEIASGKADIATSADNKTMSINQHTDKLITNWQDFSVGGGERVSFQQPTSQSIALNRVIGANGSQIHGQIDANGRVFLVNPNGVMFGAGAQVNVGGLVASTQNLSDVDFLAGRYRFAGTSGQSVENAGTITAKERGSVALLGARVSNTGVIRAQMGRVALGAGNAFNVNFDGNGLLNLQVEGGAVDAQAHNGGLLKADGGEVLMTARAAGDLLGSVVKNSGTIEAKGLSSRAGKITLDGGQVHVAGKLDASAQDASTAGGTVTTRGERVVVSRDVQVDTRASSGRTGQWAIEAANAGVDAAGHAITGETLSRNLGTTNVALTNTSGDLTVGDAVNWASDNTLALTSKKGSVDLKQSLTASGANAGVTVNAAQQIRIGNKVALTGENASLALNSGSGHTLTNDDAVVTLSGRNASFSANGEGYRVIHDLAGLRGVDGNMNGRYVLGNAIDGKGAQFRSLGGANAFEGVFDGLGNTISRLTINGNGQYVGLFGMNRGRIANLALDSFAVNEASTGAPASVGALAGANYGGTISNVRVTKTTVSSNGKSSNLVGGLVGDNIAGVIDGARFQGRIAANEAADSIGGIAGRHAFGALITNSHADAEITSMRSSNSMRAVGGLVGRNLHATVSDSTSAGRISVGDRMHAGGLVGQSVNGMIDNATSTVDVSAGKSSFVGGAVGRSDGGTILGSSARGTVRATDGSTVGGFIGLNKGGDIADSKAFGAVNAKGAAAIGGFAGENVDGGVLENVAANGSVSDIASSAVGGLVGRNAGMIRLGEAAGDVRAGQASSAGGLVAVNDGTIEQSKASGVVRAGSESRVGGLVGVNRGTISGSRATGSVYAARDSYAGGLVGENIGQRASIRGSKASGNVTTVGGMFVGGFAGWNNDGALIADSESSGTVAGTGLFAGGFAGVNHGAIRSSHTSSKFDYSEMGMPLVRGGFVAFNSGRIESSNTSGAGAREPFASVNVGWIDGKR
- a CDS encoding ShlB/FhaC/HecB family hemolysin secretion/activation protein codes for the protein MWVDHMQVVDHRRVDTGNVEATRSLDAGSYAVPRDASVTRRARHALCAALICGGAAGLFEPAHAQVPDAGRAMRDIETPRPELPQETAPELTVPPSEEAAESAPESGPRVFVRAFALDGNTVFGSDKLLPLVADLAGSTLSFADLQRAAGRITAYYRRHGYVLARAYLPRQDIDDGVVRIEIAEGRYGAITIQNHSRVLDAALRQPLSALHPGNVVRGPDLERSLLLLDDLAGVGARGTLRPGEMSGTTDLVVDADKGPLASGSLEFDNFGDVALGRYRFGGSVDVNSPLRLGDRLSLRGLVSNELQRYYRAAYQVPVGPASTRVGVAYSSLHYRLGGAFSDLESQGRASVQTAYVTQPLMRARNLSVTAQIQYENKNLRDDYGVFDIRRDKNVGLWTFGVSGNSQDGLLGGGRNGFSVMFGVGRLRSNDPFEADSLKKSIGSFAKLNVSALRVQALGRRFELYTQFSAQLASRNLDESEKFSLGGPYGVRAYALGAGSGDQGWQASAELRYLVAPGWQVSTFVDAGRVQVDKHPWTRGRNMQHMQAGGVGASWYGAKRQVTLTAAWPLGAAIGSPTRAPSVWVQAAQYF
- a CDS encoding LysE family translocator; amino-acid sequence: MIDLSTLALFSGACLALTATPGPDMLLIASRSVSQGRRAGFATLAGIQAGTYCHALAAALGLSQLFLAVPIAYDIVRFAGAAYLLYLAWKTFRSDATSLSPVASQRRHSTAAIFRQGLTTNLLNPKMALFVLALFPQFVRPGHGSIAVQILVLATVLNLIGIVVNGAVILSASRLSQRIGARRRPSKLPQYLLGTVFVGLAARLAVAGRN
- a CDS encoding helix-turn-helix domain-containing protein, whose amino-acid sequence is MTTYIALRKRALANPKIRAEYERLNREEFALLDAMLAARRAAGLSQADVAERMGTKAPAVTRLESALATGRHSPSIDTLRKYAAACGKKLVISFA